From Palaemon carinicauda isolate YSFRI2023 chromosome 29, ASM3689809v2, whole genome shotgun sequence, one genomic window encodes:
- the LOC137622206 gene encoding carbohydrate sulfotransferase 11-like → MARHYNIRLRGGPRSSTTRWGKALMWVIIIFVVSTYLVISNAGSEHHRLPFLQWLIGDFFDDSSDTSQYAQTGNMTWEQTQKIRVNHMERACKGLNLNQTIDAVVRKHILVDTRHKVLMCFVPKVACTSWKRIWFWLAGLLEEDENVMGLTRSEVHGKFLPTLSSVKFVEQQRKEFLLTYKKFLFARHPLHRLISAYRDKLEHVDKESNFDFHKHVGQEVESMMRGKVSGGHNITFQEFIRWVTPPNGTWTTAQQNEHWRPIVELCAPCAIQYDAVGLYENLQHEANETLYWIGAGELAERFPPPDRAFHASKQHQKYKNSLTSQDKLQFLRTYLLDFLLFGYNMP, encoded by the exons ggggggGCCCCGCTCCTCAACCACTCGGTGGGGCAAAGCCTTGATGTGGGTCATCATCATTTTCGTCGTCTCGACTTACTTAGTTATCTCCAATGCAG GATCGGAGCACCACAGACTGCCTTTCCTACAGTGGCTTATAGGAGATTTCTTCGATGATAGCTCTGACACgtcacag TACGCCCAGACAGGTAACATGACCTGGGAGCAAACCCAGAAGATTCGCGTGAACCACATGGAGCGAGCGTGCAAAGGCCTGAACCTCAATCAGACGATAGACGCGGTCGTGAGGAAACACATTCTGGTTGACACGCGCCACAAGGTTCTGATGTGCTTCGTTCCCAAG GTGGCATGCACTTCATGGAAAAGGATCTGGTTCTGGTTAGCAGGTTTGCTGGAGGAAGACGAAAATGTCATGGGTTTAACCAGGAGTGAAGTTCATGGTAAATTCTTGCCAACTCTCTCCAGCGTCAAATTTGTAG AACAACAACGCAAAGAATTCCTGCTGACGTACAAGAAATTCCTGTTCGCCAGGCATCCCCTCCATCGGCTGATCTCAGCTTACAGGGATAAGTTAGAACACGTCGACAAGGAGAGTAATTTCGACTTCCACAAGCACGTTGGGCAAGAGGTCGAAAGCATGATGAGAGGAAAG GTCTCTGGAGGGCACAACATTACGTTCCAGGAATTCATCCGATGGGTGACGCCTCCAAACGGAACCTGGACAACGGCCCAGCAGAATGAACACTGGAGGCCTATTGTGGAACTCTGTGCTCCTTGTGCCATACAG TACGACGCGGTGGGCCTATACGAAAACCTCCAACACGAAGCCAACGAGACGCTTTACTGGATTGGCGCTGGGGAATTGGCCGAGCGTTTCCCGCCCCCGGACCGAGCCTTCCACGCTTCGAAGCAGCATCAGAAATATAAAAATAGCCTTACCTCACAAGACAAACTGCAGTTCTTACGGACCTATTTGCTGGACTTTCTCCTCTTCGGCTATAACATGCCTTAG